Genomic DNA from Nocardioides aquaticus:
CGCTGGTGGCGGTGACCCAGTGGGTCTCCTCCTCGCCGTCGACGACGAGGTCGAGCTGCCGGGCGTACCGCACGGTGATCGCGGTGCCCTCCTCGATCTCCTCGTCGGGCGAGGGGGCGACGATGTCGCGCGGGCCGACCTCGACGCCCTCGGACTCGAGGACCTCGCCGACGGTGCTGGCCATGGCGGTGACCTCGCGCTGCTCACCGTCGACCGAGAGGTCCACGGTGGTGCTCATGGAGGCGTAGGCGACGGTGGTGCCGGCGACCGCGGTGGCGGTCAGGGCGACCAGTCCGCCGAGCAGCCAGCGGCTGCGCAGCGTCCGCGAGAAGCGGCCGGCGGCGGCTGGTGCGGTGGGGTCGGACGGGGTGGGGGTGGGCTCGGGCGGGGTGCTGGACGAGTTCGCCTGCACGTCTCTCCCTGGATGTCGGGGACTCGGTCGTGACGCCCCGGATCGTGGTCCCGGTGCCCGTCCTGCGCGCGACGGTCTGCATCTCGTCCACCCGGGGGCGGACACGAGGCGCGGAGACGGTCACGGCGCTGGACGGGCCGGTCCGTGGACCGGCCGTCTGGACCACCAGAACATCCGAGGTCACGGATTGGCAAACATTCGGGGGCCGTTTGGGACCTAGGACCCGGCCTGACCTGGGGTGCGGCGCGCGGGGTGTGACCGGGTCCTCACGGTCGTGACGGCCGCTCTCACCACGCCCCGCCGAACGCCGCCTCGGTGTTGGCGTCGATCGCCGCGCAGAGCGCGGCGAGGTCGTCGCCCCGGGTCTCGGCCATCGAGCGCACCGTCAGCGGGACCAGGTAGGAGGCGTTGGGGCGGCCTCGGTGGGGGGTGGGCGTCAGGTACGGCGCGTCGGTCTCCACGAGCACCCGGTCGCGCGGCGCCACCACCAGCGCCTCCCGCACCTCGCGGGCGTTCTTGAAGGTGACCGTGCCCGAGAAGGACAGGTACGCGCCCAGGTCGAGGCAGCGGCGGGCCACGTCGGCGTCGCCGGAGAAGCAGTGCATCACCCACCGTGGCGGCGCGCCCTCCTCGGCGACGACGCGCAGCACCTCCTCGTGGGCGTCGCGGTCGTGGATGACCAGCGTCTTGTCGAGCCGCTTGGCCAGGTCGACGTGTCGGCGGAAGCTCTCCACCTGCGCCTCGCGGCCGTCCTCGCCGGTGCGGAAGAAGTCCAGGCCGGTCTCCCCCACCGCG
This window encodes:
- a CDS encoding ubiquitin-like domain-containing protein, with protein sequence MQANSSSTPPEPTPTPSDPTAPAAAGRFSRTLRSRWLLGGLVALTATAVAGTTVAYASMSTTVDLSVDGEQREVTAMASTVGEVLESEGVEVGPRDIVAPSPDEEIEEGTAITVRYARQLDLVVDGEEETHWVTATSVSDALAQVGTDYRGSDLSTSRSMTIGRDGASLRVVTPRSSPWPWPGRSR
- a CDS encoding TatD family hydrolase; the encoded protein is MSGPTRARSGSQESGHSRDRGRPPAPEPLPHPVVDNHCHLDIADGDWLPTEEALAASAAVGVPRIVQIGCDLPGARWAVEAAATHDALVAGVALHPNEAPRLAAEGLLDEAMAEIERLAGAHDKVRAVGETGLDFFRTGEDGREAQVESFRRHVDLAKRLDKTLVIHDRDAHEEVLRVVAEEGAPPRWVMHCFSGDADVARRCLDLGAYLSFSGTVTFKNAREVREALVVAPRDRVLVETDAPYLTPTPHRGRPNASYLVPLTVRSMAETRGDDLAALCAAIDANTEAAFGGAW